The following proteins are co-located in the Triticum aestivum cultivar Chinese Spring chromosome 1A, IWGSC CS RefSeq v2.1, whole genome shotgun sequence genome:
- the LOC123040228 gene encoding uncharacterized protein, with protein sequence MVNTTAAMVSGGVLPLASLNHISIVCRSVEESLDFYMNVLGFTPIRRPGSFDFDGAWLFNYGIGIHLLQSEHPESLPAKKEINPKDNHISFQCESMVAVERRLKELGIPYIQRCVEEGGIYVDQIFFHDPDGFMIEICNCDKLPVVPLAGQNFAMAACKRVASVKQQQLPMPVAQVAQATPAPAAAAASQCVPAPNPALQRVGGAYLVRVRGGGPG encoded by the exons ATGGTGAACACGACGGCGGCTATGGTGAGCGGCGGCGTGCTGCCGCTGGCGTCCCTGAACCACATCAGCATAGTGTGCAGGTCGGTGGAGGAGTCGCTCGACTTCTACATGAACGTCCTCGGGTTCACCCCCATCCGCCGCCCCGGCTCCTTCGACTTCGACGGCGCATG GCTGTTCAACTACGGGATCGGCATCCACCTGCTGCAGTCGGAGCATCCAGAGAGCTTACCGGCGAAGAAGGAGATCAACCCCAAGGATAACCACATCTCCTTCCAG TGCGAGAGCAtggtggcggtggagcggcggCTCAAGGAGCTGGGCATCCCGTACATCCAGCGGTGCGTGGAGGAGGGCGGCATCTACGTGGACCAGATCTTCTTCCATGACCCCGACGGCTTCATGATCGAGATCTGCAACTGCGACAAGCTCCCGGTCGTCCCGCTCGCCGGCCAGAACTTCGCCATGGCCGCCTGCAAGAGGGTCGCCTCCGTCAAGCAACAGCAGCTGCCCATGCCAGTCGCACAAGTAGCGCAAGCAACCCCTGCTCCGGCGGCGGCCGCGGCTTCGCAGTGCGTTCCGGCGCCGAACCCGGCCTTGCAGCGCGTCGGCGGCGCATATCTCGTGCGCGTGAGGGGTGGGGGGCCGGGGTAG